A segment of the Capra hircus breed San Clemente chromosome 19, ASM170441v1, whole genome shotgun sequence genome:
ggggagggagggagggcccAGGACAAGAGGAGGGAAGACTGTCTCCTTCCCCTGCAACGCTCCCCCGCCAGGCAAGAGAAGGAGGCCTGGATTCATGCTAAATACGTGGAGAAGAAGTTCCTGACCAAGTTTCCCGAGATTCGAGGGCGAAGAGGTGGCCGGGGGCCCCCCAGGGGACATCCTCCTGTGCCCCCAAAGCCGGGGCGTATCAGGCCCAAGCCGGGGAGCTTCAGCTCTAAGCCAGGTATACGGTTGGTTGGGCATCTGTGAGCACCTGCTGGGCACTCAGCACAGTGCCAAGCCCATTGAGGAGGCACAGAGTCCCAGGTCTAGGTCCTCCCCTTGAGAATGTTCGAGGGGCCAGACTGTACCAGCACTGGTTTTATAAGGCAAGAGTTTCGGGGATTAAAGTGAAGGATAGGAAGGACCATGGGGCTGGGAGGAAGCAGGAAGGGCTGTGGAGGGTGCCAACAGCATGAGATGAGTCAGGAGAATGAGTGAAGGTCTCCAGAGGCCTGTGGATGAGGGTGGGGGCTTGGCCAGAGAGAGGGAATCAAGAGAGCTGAGGTTGACGATCAGCTCATTCCCATCATCCCCGCCAGTTGAGGTGGTCAGACAGGAAGAGGTGAAAGATTTGTCTATACTATATGCCTAGGGACCCACCCATATCCTCTCATACCCTCCATCACCCCCCACCACAATTTCTGGTCTTGGAGTCCTCCCCACAATTGAGAAGTGACCTATCCCATCACAATGTCAGGGGTCTGTGCTGGGGGTTTCCTTCTCAGATTCATGGCTGGTTCCCCTTCACAGAGCCCCCCTCTGAGGACCTGGAGAGCCTGCACCCCGGGGCCCTGCTCTTTCGAGCTGCTGGGCACCCTCCATCCCTTCCTACCATGGCTGATGCCCTTGCCCATGGAGCCGATGTCAACTGGGTCAACGGGGGTCAGGAGAATGCCACACCACTGATCCAGGCCACAGCTGCTGTGAGAGTCTTGGTGACCTCCCTACAACACCTTTGgtctcttcctctcttccctctcctgaCCTTGGTCCCAGCTCTtaaccctctccccagcccctagGGAGTGATAACCAGTAGAGTTAGATTGCTAAGAGGGTGAGATTTGGAGGCTGAGAAACCTGGGTTTGGATCCAGACCCTCACTACTTACAGCTGTGAACctccttgtgcctcagtttcctcatctgtaaaatagggataacatGCCTTATTAGGTTGTGCTATGGATGTAATAACATGTAAACAGCCAgagcagagggacttccctggtggtggtccagtggttaagattccgtacttccaaggcaggggctgtgggttcagtcccttatTGGAGAACAGATCCCAGACGTCCCTTGGTGCGGTCaataaataaagcttaaaaaaaaagaaaaaaaaaaaagcagagcctGCCATCCCATACCACTGAACTGACCCGACTCCAAAATATCTTTTGTCTCTAATTTGCCACGGTTTCTCCCCTTCTCTATTTCTCCATGCAGAATTCTCTTCTGGCCTGTGAGTTTCTCCTCCAGAACGGGGCAAACGTGAACCAGGTGGACAATCAAGGCCGGGGCCCGCTCCACCACGCGACCATTCTTGGCCACACGGGGTAGGGATGACAGGGATGATGGCCTCGGGAGGAAGGCTCCAGACAGGGTGAGGGGCCCGCTGAACTTGGCTATCTTGTCCAGGCTGGCCTGCCTGTTTCTGAAACGGGGGGCCGATCTGGGAGTTCGAGACTCTGAAGGCAGAGACCCCCTGACCATCGCTGTGGAAACAGCCAACGCTGACATCGTCACTCTGTGAGGGTGCCTGGGGAGGCGGGGCTCGCGCTTGCACGATCCACTTGGGCGGGGCTCACGCCAGACCCCAGCTTGCCAGGCGGGGCCTGGGAAGGGGCGGGGCCAGCTCCTGGACCAGACTGAGACAGGCTTCTCCGGGTGTTGACTGAGGCTTGGAGTAGGAAGGGGAGAGGACAGGATAAACTCACCTTCCTTAGTGGGTTTATTCTGAGAGAGGCATCATTCATTAACGTTGTCAGGAATCTGTAAAATACTAGACCCTGGGAAAACAGATGAATGAAACAACCCAGCTCAAAGgcttggagggtgggggtgggggtggggtgagaatGTCGTCCATTCCTTAATTCTCTCCCCCTTCAGGCTACGATTGGCAAAAATGCGGGAGGCCGACGCGGCCCAGGGCCAGGCTGGTAAAGTACACCTCCCCTCCGCCCTGTGCAACATTGTAACTGGGCTTCTGGCCCCTGGTGACCTGTCCCCAACTCCCTGTCCTCAGCTTCATTAATTAATTacattatttattcaacaaacacgtATTGGGCGCATCCTGCGCTCCAGGTCCTTGAAACAAAGCAGAGAATATGCGAGGGCGCTGCCCTGACAGTACCGACATCTCCTCCACCCACGTTGGAAGCGCGTGCTCTTACCAGGCCGGGCTGTCCCTATTGTGCTTTTCGTGCTAGGACCCAGCCTCTCagccctttctccctcccttcaggAGACGAGACATATCTTGACATCTTCCGTGATTTCTCCCTCATGGCATCCGACGACCCGGAGAAGCTGAGCCGGCGTAGTCAGGACCTCCACACGCTTTGATCCCAGGCCTTCAAGGGCTCGCACCCccatcccttccctccccaccgccCTCCCTTTCCATTAAAGCCTTTGTGCTTTGCTCTTCAAAGTTCATTTATTGGCCACCCTTTTCCGGCTGGTGAGAGATAGGGCACTGCGACTCTTGGGGTGCAGGAGCGATTGGGAGTTTTCGAACTGGAGTTACTGGAGGGGCAACTCCTGGGAGTGAAGTGGGAGCTTCGGCCTCTAGGGCGGGGGCTCGCGGGCTCAGGCGACGTGGCCAGACCAGTCCGGCCAGGCGGAGGCCGCTTGCGTGGCGTGGGTTGGGTCTAGCCTTGGGGAGGGGGGGCGGCTGGCATCCGGCAGGGATGGCGAGGCTGGCTCAGGCCACCCTGGCCCGGAGGCATCCCTGGAATGTGGATGCTCAGCACCCGCCCCCTCGGGAATTCCCCGTGGGAGTGACAGAAAAGGAACAGGTCCCCAACCCCTGACGGCTGGCCCTCAGTTTCTTGAGCGGCGGGATTGGAGATGCCGGCATCCACTGAATTGCAGACGTGAGGTCGGGCACACCTGGGGGCCCGTGAGGCCGTCGCGGGTACATCCGGAACGACGTAACTGAGTCACCCTCCGGACCCCACCCCCACTAGCGTGCGCTGGTCCAGCCTGTCCGCCCCGTCTCTCTGGTTCGCCACTCGGCTTCCACCacggggggcgggggcgaggggcggggcgccCAGGGGGCGGGGCTGCCTCTTAAAGGGCCCCCCGCCGCTGCCCTTAGGCCACTTCCTGGGGGCGGAGAGGACTTAAGCGGTTGCAGCGAAACCCGAGGAAGGCGTCGGCGCCCGGGTCCCGAGACTCCCGGCTGCTTCCATTGGAGTCCTCGGACACTCCCAGCTTGTACCGAACGTGCATCTGCGGTCCCCAGCCGATACAGAGGCACCCCTCCCCCCTCCCGCCATCAGCTCCGATCAGCCTCGCCTCCACCTCCTGGGACCCGCGCCGGAATCAGGCAAGGCAAGGCCTCAAACTGGCCCCCGGAGCCCTGCGTGGACCTGCCCACGGTGACAGCGATCTGCCCGAGAAGCTGGACCCTTCAGAGTCGGCCTTGTGCTCGCCACCGTCACCTGCTGGTTGGATTCTGGAAAGCCACCGTCTGAAGACCACAGAAAGGAATCGCTGACCACCCAGAATCGGATCTATATCTCCCGTACCTCTCTgacttccctctgctcttttcaTCCGTTCTCTCGAACTTTCCGGCGTCTCTGTGCCCAGAAACCATCCCCCACCACCAAGGCAGCTAGGGTGAGCCCCAAATCTTGCTGCCTTGTACTCCAACCTGTGCCTCCCACTCAGAGACAGTCTGAACCTTACCACCCAGTTCTGCACACATCCAGGAAGTtctgccttttcttctctttcagtgCCTTCTATACTCCTCAAAATTTCTCCTCCTACTGTGCCCTCTTCGCCCCCCTCCTTCGGGGGCCCCGTGACCCTGAATGTCGGGGGAACGCTATATTCCACTACGTTGGAGACCTTGACTCGATTCCCAGACTCCATGCTGGGGGCCATGTTTAGGGCTGGTACCCCCATGACCCCCAAACTCAATCCCGAGGGAGGTGGCCACTACTTCATCGATCGAGATGGCAAGGCCTTCCGGCACATCCTCAATTTCCTCCGGCTGGGCCGCCTAGACCTGCCCCTTGGATATGGGGAGACAGCGCTTCTCAGGGCAGAGGCAGACTTTTACCAGATCCGACCCCTCCTGGATGCCCTGCGGGAACTGGAGGCCTCTCGGGGGACCCCAGCTCACACAGCCGCCCTGCTCCACGCAGATGTAGATAGCAGCCCCCGCCTGGTGCACTTCTCTGCTCGTCGAGGCCCACACCACTATGAGCTGAGTTCTGTCCAGGTGGACACCTTCCGGGCCAATCTCTTC
Coding sequences within it:
- the KCTD11 gene encoding BTB/POZ domain-containing protein KCTD11: MLGAMFRAGTPMTPKLNPEGGGHYFIDRDGKAFRHILNFLRLGRLDLPLGYGETALLRAEADFYQIRPLLDALRELEASRGTPAHTAALLHADVDSSPRLVHFSARRGPHHYELSSVQVDTFRANLFCTDPECLGALRARFGVTNEDRAEGGPHFRLEWAPRPAELPEVEYRRLGLQPLWTGAPGEPREVVGTPSFLEEVLRVALEHGFRLDSVFPDPEDLLNSRSLRFVRH